One part of the Canis lupus dingo isolate Sandy chromosome 14, ASM325472v2, whole genome shotgun sequence genome encodes these proteins:
- the LOC112665353 gene encoding olfactory receptor 2L8-like → MENYTQTSTDFILLGLFPSTRIGLFLFIVIVLVFLMALFGNLSMILLIFLDTHLHTPMYFLLSQLSLIDLNYISTIVPKMAYNFVFGNKSISFIGCGAQSFFFLTLGGAEALLLISMAYDRYVAICFPLHYSIRMNKKVCMLMITGSWIMGSINSCAHTAYAFHIPYCRSRTINHFFCDVPAMLTLACMDTWVYEYTVFVSTILFLVFPFICITFSYIRVLLAICRMQSTEGRKKAYSTCSTHLTVVTFYYVPFAYTYLRPRSLRSPTEDKALAVFYTILTPMLNPIIYSLRNKEVMGAMRRSIQRACFVKM, encoded by the coding sequence ATGGAAAATTATACTCAAACATCAACTGATTTCATCCTTTTGGGCTTGTTCCCATCAACAAGAATTGgcctgttcctttttattgtcatCGTTCTTGTTTTCCTAATGGCTCTGTTTGGCAACCTGTCCATGATTCTTCTCATCTTCCTAGACACTCATCTCCACACACCCATGTATTTCTTACTCAGTCAGCTCTCTCTCATTGACCTAAACTACATCTCCACAATTGTCCCCAAGATGGCTTACAATTTTGTGTTTGGAAACAAGTCTATCTCCTTCATTGGGTGTGGGGCTCAGAGCTTCTTCTTCTTGACATTAGGAGGAGCAGAAGCATTGCTCCTAATATCTATGGCCTATGATCGTTATGTGGCTATTTGCTTTCCTCTCCACTATTCCATTCGTATGAACAAAAAAGTGTGCATGTTGATGATAACAGGATCTTGGATAATGGGATCAATCAACTCCTGTGCCCACACTGCATATGCCTTCCATATACCTTACTGTCGATCCAGAACTATCAACCACTTCTTCTGTGATGTCCCAGCCATGTTGACTCTGGCCTGCATGGACACCTGGGTCTATGAGTACACAGTGTTTGTCAGTACCATCCTCTTCCTTGTGTTTCCTTTCATTTGCATTACTTTTTCCTATATCCGGGTCCTCCTAGCTATCTGCCGCATGCAGTCtacagaagggaggaagaaagcttATTCCACCTGCAGCACCCACCTAACTGTGGTGACTTTCTACTATGTACCTTTTGCTTACACTTATTTACGCCCAAGATCACTTAGATCTCCAACAGAGGACAAGGCCTTGGCTGTCTTCTACACCATCTTGACTCCAATGCTCAACCCCATCATCTACAGCCTGAGAAACAAGGAGGTGATGGGAGCCATGAGGCGATCAATTCAGAGAGCCTGCTTTGTAAAAATGTAG